The following proteins are encoded in a genomic region of Phragmites australis chromosome 9, lpPhrAust1.1, whole genome shotgun sequence:
- the LOC133929629 gene encoding serine/threonine-protein phosphatase BSL1 homolog has protein sequence MCIAPGLVTFGPDRVTEFCKRNKLQLIIRAHECVMDGFERFAHGQLITLFSATNYCGTANNAGAILVVGRGLVIVPKLIHPLPPPINSPESSPERGDATWMQEINIQRPPTPTRGRPQAAGDRNSLAYI, from the exons ATGTGTATAGCTCCTGGCTTAGTGACATTTGGG CCTGATCGAGTAACAGAATTCTGTAAACGAAACAAATTGCAATTGATCATAAGAGCGCATGAGTGTGTTATGGATGGGTTTGAGCGGTTTGCTCATGGACAATTGATCACTTTATTTTCAGCAACTAATTATTGTG GTACTGCAAACAATGCTGGGGCCATACTTGTGGTTGGCAGGGGTTTAGTTATCGTGCCAAAGTTAATTCATCCACTTCCGCCACCTATTAATTCGCCCGAGTCCTCCCCTGAGCGTGGGGATGCCACATGGATGCAG GAGATTAACATTCAACGGCCACCTACTCCAACTAGAGGGCGGCCACAAGCTGCCGGTGATAGGAATTCTCTTGCTTACATATGA